DNA sequence from the Lycium barbarum isolate Lr01 chromosome 5, ASM1917538v2, whole genome shotgun sequence genome:
AAGAATTAATTGCCATTGAGGCTAGACATTTAATTGAAGTGAACAAAATGAAGGAGGAATTAATTGCCTTGAAGAGTAAACAACAATTTGACTTGAAAAAAGTTCTAAATTTGGAGGAGAAACTTGCAAATACAAGGATGTTGCTTTTGATTTCGTGGGGAATATTTATTGGCTTTTTGGCGGCTTCCTTAATCAACTGAAtttatgttgttgtatgttgTAATCGCGTAGTAGGTAATGTAAGAACTTCATGCTCTTGTTGTAATGTAAATGTCATGGAAGAACTTTATGCTCTTGTTGAAGAATTTTGCTATTATGGAAAATATTACCTTGAAAATGATAGCAAAAGTCGAGAAATTTTATAAATTACTTTAAATAGAGCATAAACCATCTCCAAGTAAAAGCATTCTCAACTTCAACCACTGCCCAAGCCAGTGGTAGCATCTGGTTGTTCCCATATTTACAAACAGCCACAAGCATTTGCCCTTTACTAACACCTTTTAAAAAACACCCATCCAAGCCAATTGCCCTCCTACAACCAGCCTTGAATGCCTTCTTTATGGCATCAAAACATATATAAAAGGACTGAAACCTTTTGACTCCACCTTCAAAAGTTTCTTCACTCAGCCTAACCACACATGTGCTACCTGGATTAGTCCTTAAAAGCTCATCCCTATAATCCAAAATTCTTTTGAACTCCTCTACATTGTCACCCATGATTTGTTGCAAAACAATGCTTCTGGCTTTCCTTGCCACAGTCCTACCAATATACACCTCtaattcctttcttaccaaattttGAAGCTCAAAAATTCTAATGCCAGGTTCAGAAATAATTCTGTCCCTGTACCTGAAATATACAAAGAATTTACCAACTTGTTCTTTGTTGTGCCATTGCACTTGTGAACATGATTATAATTCTTCACAACAAAATCATTTGTTCTAGAATCAAAACTGGCAAACAATAACCATGGACAGCCAGCAGTACACTTTACCCTCACCTTAGTTGGTTCATTGACATATTTATCCAACTCTACATGTTCTTGAACTGCATACCTAGTAAGTGCTTTCCTAAACTGTTTAGCACTTTCAAATGCAAGACCAGTCTCCCAAACTATTTCTTTACATTTAGGATAAAAAATAACCCTATTTCTAATTCTTTTTGGTCTCCTTGACTTTTTGGTAGGCTTTTCAACCACATCTGCCTCATCAGCTTCATTATCAGTCTCCATTTCAAAGCTAACAGGTTCATCTGAGTCATAAAATGGCTCATCCCCACCCGATTTTCCTTCAAATGTACTCTTACTCCTAGATAAATATTCATCATGTCCCATATCTACACCCTTTGCCCCTAAATCTATCCCTTCAGATCTCTtagccttttctttcttcttttttgattTTAGAGCCACCCTATCTTTCCTTAGATTCCTATCTTCCACATGGACATCACTATcaaattcttcttcttcaccttccTCTACCACTACATTGTCAGACTCCTCAGATTCACTCTCACTTTCTAAGTCagaatcattattatcatcatcagttGCAGTAGCTGCAGTAGCAGCCTCAGTCCCACCCAAGGGTTCATCAAGACCAGCAGCCTCTTCAAACCCTAAGCCTTCACTACCCCCAATTTTTTTACTACCCTCACCTGCCCCAACCTTTTCATTTATATCTTCACATGTGGGGTTATCAAAAGCAGTAAAAGATTCCCCACCCACAGGGGTAATAGGTGGAAGAGCAGGGGGGACCACAATAGGTTCCTCAACAAGATGAGTCACAAAAATTACAACAATATCTCCGTTTTTTAATTGAGGTGCAATACCAATAATGTCCCTATCACTTTTAACTTCTACTACAAATCAACATTTAGGTGGTCTAATAAATACACAACAAGATGAAACATTATAACCGATTTCTTTAACATAGTAAACAAGCTCAAAATAAGAGAATTTatcaagatcaacatcaaaataaTCCGTCACACTACCTCCAACATACTTAATACGAGGGTTTTTTTCTAAATTACCTCCGTGGTTAAACCTCAAAGTCACAAACACATCGCCCATTTTCTTCACAAAAcctaaaattaaaaacaaatgaaaaattaCAAGATTCAGTTAccatttacaccaaaaaaaaaaaacgaagttaAAGATAAAAAAATTTCAACTGAAAAACAGTAAAATCGAAATCTAGATAAACCCTAACGAGAACAACAAGAATCGTGTGCCTTTGTGGCTAACTAATCTTCAATATCACTCAAAAACGACAAGATTTACGTATATTTTGGATTTTTAACTTTGCAATGATCGGTTTGTGTAGAGTGAAGGTTTGGTTGAGGAGTGAAAAGGGGAAAAAGTGTCGATTGGGAACCCGACGTTGGGTCTTTTGTTTGGGATGGGTCGGGTTAATTGGGGCTGGGTCGGGTTTTTATGTGGGGACGGGTAAAAATAAGTTGGGGAATTAAATAATGACGTGGACCAATTAGCTCTCGCGTGTCTAACACTACCCAGCCCTCAACTGGTTTGGGCCACTAGAgggggaaaataattaaaacgtaagttgttaaggggggtaaataaatagaagttaagtttagtttccaaactgagttttcgtgccaagttcaggggctaaaacatgtcttttctctttattatacttgataatggccatgttcttgtatttcaaaatagtctttcccgattacgacttacgagatcataatcatcctttacttaaacaatatacttaataatgcctcgtccctcatactccaaagttgttttacctagccataacttgacatacttacattcaaatttaaccagtgcttctccgaggtacggggtgtaacactgaaagtccggggtgtaacaataaaAATGTAGACCATGGTGCCAGTGGTTACACGCCACCTTTTCCACCCCACGGGATACCAGTTCGAATCTTGCTGGTGTCTTTCCTTTTTTTCCTGACATGAAATGTGATATACTAATGAACAAGGCTTTTTATTTATCTTCTCTCAACTCAtaccatctttcttccttttcattttAGTCATAATAAATCACCTAAAATCTTCTCCTCTCTCTTCGTCAAAATTTTAGTAAAAATTTTCCCTGCTGCCTAACTTCTCATCCGTTGCTGTTCTTATCTTTAATTTACatattaatttataatatttaaacgGTTTAACAAAATGCAAAAGAAAAGGCTATGTTGAGTCTTGGTTCACGCTGATTTGAAAAAGAAATATTCTTTGTGCTGTGCTTCcttcatctcaatttatgtggcaccttcGGATTTCGAGATTCAATCGATTCTTACTTTGATTGCAATTTTTCATGTATCTTTTAAGTATTTTGAACTATCAATTATATTGACaatagtactttttacgtagttttcaaatatgtaaattatattttttaaaacttaaaatatTTAATGTCCGAATTCATGATCAAAACTAAAAGATTTGATTCTCGAAATCTTAACTGagccacataaattaggacaactTGTAAGATTGAGTTGGTGTACCTATCTGAGCATGATGTTTTCTATATAATATTTGGAATAATATTTGTCTATGTAACTCAAACAAATAACCCGAATCGCAACTCAAAGTTGATCAAACCGATCAAATGCTTACTTTATTTGGACCATGTAAATTACAATACGTCTACATTTATATCAGAGTGGCACCCGGAACCtccaaattctggatccgcctctggtACTAGTATTGTTAATGTCATAGTTTACTAggtataagaatagtactgaatagggtgtataAGTAATACTGGTATTAGTTTCACCCGACTTAAATTTGCAACCAAACATTATACTTACTAAAATTTAGTATCAGCATTATTCTACCTAATGcaccctaccaaacgacccctaacggTTGATTAACACCCTTTATGAGCAAATGCCAGCCAGAATTTTGTGTTAGGATTAGATGACGGTTAGAAAAGTGATTAGGAAGACTagcctccccagaccccacttatggaattacactggtatgttgttgttacgTTTGCTCGCCAAAGAAGTTCGTTTTGTTCTTCTTCAATAAAGTTTTTGACAATTGCTGGAGGTTAGAATTAATTCCTATGCTTCCATTTATCTTGTAAGAATCTCCATGTTTTGTTTTGCAGGTACTTCCATAGAGAGCAATCATCATGGAGAAAGAGTGAGTGGCATATGAGAGAATATTATCTCATAGATAAATATCTGCCCCCAAACAAAGTTAAGAGAGAAGATGTCATAATTTGCATGATCAAGAAGAAGGAACAAAGTAATAGAAAAGGTTATAATCCTGAGGATGAGAGACAGATTATTCAATCTCTACAAGGCCTTCAACTTGATAATCAAGACTCTGTGATTTCTAATAATGTTGCATGTTGCCAAGGGATATCTAATGACAAAACAGAGAAGCAGATTATTGAATCTTTACAAGGCCTTCAACTTCAAGACCCTGTGCTTTCTCATGTTGCATTGTAGCTCTAATTGCTATGTAGGTGTTACTAGAGCTATGACCCTCATAAAATAGTAATGGTTGTACTTTTATCTGTTGAACATAAATAATACAATCCAAAATTTTCTAGTTCTTAAAAAGAATTAGGGTGTGTTTGACACGAAGGAAACTGTTTTTCatagaaaatgttttcttgaaaaataagtgatttttttatttatattttgttATTTGGTAAGGAAGCAGAAAATATTGTCATTTATACATAATCCAGACAAACACTATGAGGTGGGGAGAGGGTAGGGGTGCAGGGTGGTGCAGTTGGGTGGGGCTGGAGTGTGTTGAGGTGCGGGGAGGAGACAATCAAATGTGAAATGCCACTTATGAAAATTGTTTTTCCCACTTCAACCAAAGAAATTATATTTCCTCATTTTTGagaaacctattttttttttagagaaaatGTGTTCCAAATACTTTGACCAACCAACACACCCTTAATTGTTGCTGATATTATGGAGGGTTTTCTGTATGTCAAATTTTCATATCATTGAGGAGGTTTACATCTTGAAGAACAGAAAACAGGAGATTTATCGAGTATTGTACTATAAAATGCGCCCGAATAGAGCAAATTAATTTTGAAGGATTATTTAACCATCCCTAACTAGAGGATTGAAGCACAGTTGATTAGTACGAATTGATTTAGATTTTAATTAATTACTGCAAATGATTACATTACATCAATTGCTGGGATTCAAGTCCTGGAATGTGCGTAAGACCAGTCATGCTTACTCAATGGATACTGCCGGTGGCAAATCCAGGAATTCCAGGAACAAATTCTTATGCTAAGGGGACTCAAAAACTTACCTACATGCAAAAATCCATGTTTACCCTATTTACATAGAATAATTTTTTCTACTAAGCAAGTTCAATTGAAACCCCATTGCACCCCTATGCCTCAAGCCCTAGTTACAACCATAAGCGAAATTGGAAGAGTTCATCCAAATCTCCTTCCCTAAAAAATTAGGCTATATATATAAGATCTAAATTatgttttatgtatatatagtagatgttaaaTCTCTTAGTGAAAATTCAAGCTTCGCCGCCAGTTTCAATAGGGTACTTGTAAGAGCATCCACCTTAAAGAGATTGCTATCGCGCAAGATGCAAGTTTCTACACATGCCATCCCACACGAGTTGTGAGAAATGAGCAGGCATATTGGTGGATCCTGGTTGAAACTTTAAGAGCTTTAGGCAATCCAGCAGTTATACTTTCGGTACATACAAGAAGGTAGAAAGTGGTGGAGGAGGGAAGAGAGGCTGTAGGACTAACAAAATATTTGAATCTATTATAGTACACACATCAAACCATTCTAATCTCAAAATTAGAGAATAAAAGTGAACTTTGAGAACTTCATTCAGGTTTAACATTTGCAGCTCGGAACGACTCCTTGGTTCGTCCATAATAGACGGCCTTCCTGGTGGTGTATGTTCTAAAGTTCCAGCCAAATGCTGATCCTCCAACGACATATGTCCCCGTCACTTGGACCCCGTCATCATCTCCAACTTCTTGTTTCGGAGATGAATCTCCATCTGGTTTTGCAGATGCCCCATTTTCTGGAGAAGGTTTCATGTCTTTCTGATGTTCACTAGGCTTTTCTCTGTCCTTGATATCCATGGACGCATCCTGAGTTCCGGGTCCATCCTTAGCCGCCTCTGGGTTTATTGCTTCTTCCATCACCTCCTTGTAAAGATCCATCAGGAGATTCAACTCTGCATTACCAGCATTTACATGCACTTTAGGATCCATGTTTGATATAACATGCTGATTATCATGTTGAATATCTTGATCATAGTTTGACAACAAAAAATTAAAAGATGCGACAAATGAGCGGATGTAGCTTATTGGCTACGGGTTCATGCGAAGCCATAACTTTCGATACAAAGtataaatataaatgtaaaaaacAACTAGACCCTCAACAAATATTTGATGTGAACTCATAATTTTAACAGTGCAATGAGTTCAATCCGGAGAACCTTAAAAGTTGAACCCATTAGATTTAAATCATGGATCCGCCTCTGCCTCTGGACAAATGCATGGTTCCAATAGGCAATAACAACAAACTAACATATCCATATGCAATTGGATTGCTATAGCAGCTAAAAAATAACTCATCTGAGTGAGAGAGCCTGACCATGCAAAGTAGTACAAATATGTCTCTTGTGCAGATGATGCTAATGAAATTTAAGCATTGTTCAATTATGATACATCAAAGTGACTGCGTCTGTGAATCACACTGAATACAAGTGCTTATTTAGATTATCCGATCAGTTTATCTTGCAAATATAAAAAATCCAAGCATTTCCTAAATGAATAGCTGGAAGCTGCTGCTGCATAAATTAATGTACAAGGCATATAAGTGTTGGGGAGAGGTggttagacaggacatggcgcagtttcagcttaccgaggacatgaccttagataggagattgtggaggactcagattaggatagaaggttagGTAGTCTCGCTTACTTCTGAGTCCTCCACaatctcctatctaaggtcatgtcctcggtaagcagaAATTACTTCTCGCTTACTTCTTTCGTCCTAGTAGTTGCAGtttgctcattcgtttattgccatCTAATTTCTGCTTATATTGTTGGGTCTTGTACTTGAGTATCTTATTTATTTATGGTAGCTACTGTTTATCATGACTATCTCGCTTTTGTTGCTTCTTGTTTTCATATTATTTTGTTatgcttgtccttatctgaccttttgtcttgttctcttttgagccgagggtctttcggaaatagccttctCACCTTTAAAGGCGAGggcaaggtctgcgtacactctaccctccccagaccccccacattgtgggaatttactgggtatgttgttgttgttgttgttgtgcatATAAGCTCCAGAGGAAGAACTGGCTTAACAGGTAGATGTTTAACCACCAAACTACCTCGCAATTCTTAGCTGTGCAACCAACCAGATTCTACGAAAACTACTTTGTTTTTACCACAAGATTGTAACCTAGAAGAGAATGCAGCAAACAGCCGTGCATTTCTTACTGATTTCAGAACTGTCATGTGATGCAATACATTGGCATCAGCAAAACAGGAAACAAGAGAATGTACTAGCATGTACATAATCTCATGACTACTGTGGGTTAGATTGCTAGTAGCTGTGAAGTATTTTATCGGGAGTGGCATGGCGATGTATTGCATGACAACTTTCAAATGGAAAAATCGAAAAGAATAAAGTTGATAGGGAACTTACGTTGACGAATTTCAGTAGCAGCCTTGCAATTGCGGAAGTCAGGAGTCCGGAGAACCTTCAAGATGACAAATAAAAGGTAAGACCCTATAGGATCCAATTATATAAGGAATTAACAATTCGTGAAGGCAAAGAGAACAGTGAGATTTTGGCCATGGATTGGCCCCGTACAACGTTCTTCCCAGTGTCATTTGGTGCTAATGGATAGGACCCCCAGATGTTTTGCTTATCATTTACATTGCGTGAGGTCTCATGCTTTTAAAATGAATCTTGAGAACTTTAACAAGTTAGCCAAATAATATATGAGAAAATAAACAACAAATTGGTCTTGACATCATATTCATTTTTAAACATAAGATTCCCCTTATTCTGATTAAAAATCTTACATCAAATTAGCAATTGGAAACCATTTAGAGTTGTCAGCTCAAGACAAAGGGTGATCCTCGGTTCTTTAATACATTCAGATCTAATGAATGGGGAGAGCACTTTTCCCTGTGACGGCACATCCAAGCAGCTTAATGGAAGAACAAACACTATATCTTACATTGAAATAAGTTCAAGCACAATATCAGGTTCTAACCACACTAGTGCCCATTAATAGACACTAGAAACAGTTTACACATGTTTGAAAAGAACTGGAGAAAGACTAAATTCAGTCTGATACTCAAGGAACCTAATGAAGTTATACCAAAACCAGAGGCGGATAtagaattttgagtttatgggttcttgaattatatgcaaattcagTGGATTTCTTACCACAGATACAGGGTTTTGGTCAAAGCTACTGGCTTCTGCTGAATCAGTAGCTATAACTCTAGTTCCACCTCTAACCAAAACTAACTAGATTGATATAGCAGATAAAAAATCAACACTGAGAATTGATTACATTATGTACTGGGCACAAATCTGACCATTCAATAGGAATACTAATAAATCACATTCCATGAACAAAAACTATTAACGCTGCTACAATAGTTTCTTCCAACATCTAGTGCATACATGGATAATTTGCAGTTCAAATGTTTAGAAAACTCAAAAGCCCCAGTATGATAAATGCCAAAATTTTTACCCTCATAGAAGCTAGAATACCTCTTCAAAATGGAGAAAATTGTACTCCAACATTAAACAGGAAATGTGGACCTTTAAAAAGGAACCACAACACAAGCTGGCTGGACACCACGTTCGTCAAAGAAAAACGGAACCACAGTAAAAATACTAAATTATATATCCGAAGGAATCTAATCAGCCGGACCAGAACCAAGACAAATTATTGACATATGCACCACAGAAGCTAGACTACCTCTTAAAACTAGAGAAAAGAAAATAGCACTCCAAGATTGTATAGGAAATgtgacattttttattttttccaaaaaagaaAATAACAACAATGGAATCACAGCAAGAAAACAAATACTAAATTCAATTTGGAAAACCCACAAATTGAAGGATAACCACAAGCAATATTAACAAGACCAGCCCAAAACAAGTCAATTcatatagaatttttttttacaaaacccAAAAATTGAAGGACACCCAGAAGCAATAATAATAAGAACAGTCCAAAGCAAGTAACTTTATATAGAACTATTAACAAAACCCACAAATTGAAGGACACCCACAAGAAATAATAAGAAGAAGAGTCCAAAGCAAGTAACTTTATAACATTTGTATTAGAGAAAAAGTTACCTCAATAACATGGGGTCTTAGATCTTTAACAATGAGTCTCATCTTGTAGTAAGGTGAGTTTTGCAATTTGGAGATATCAAGTGGCCTCTTTCTATTCTGAGTTTTAGGGGCTTCCATGGATTCCCCTTTCCCCTCTCTACTCTCTACTCTCTAATGATGGAAGGACCCAAAATACACTGAATCTTGGCGCTGGGCAGTGTTGCTCTTTTTCAGTTTTTCTTGAGCATTGAGCAAATGTCACTGAGGTATTTATTAGGCGTAATACATAAACGggtaaagggtcaaaaatgcccctaCTAGCTTTTGCAGCAAAAGGTTACAATATCCTCCGTCATAAATTTGAATCAAAAATATCATTTTCGCtattaaagtttttaaatatatcTCTATTTTAACTGAAATTCCAAAATAACTCGATTCAGTTTTAAACCCGACTCAATTACATAAAGGTTGGTGATATCCATTAATTCAGTTTTGAGGTGTTTACTTGTGCACATCCAACATTGGAGAGCATACATGTCAGATGAGGTCAAGTTTGATGGTCTGTTTATGTATCATGCTTGTTCAAAGATGAGATATCTATTTGAGACATTTGTGCGTTGAGAAGTTTTTATTTCTTTGATAATCAGTTAGATTAGACTCGTGTCGCATATTAAACCTTGAAGTTAAGCTACTGAATGAGCAGTAAGGTCAAAAATTCTAATTAGTTGAGGGGTGTGTTTTCTTTTTGGCCTTCGGTGCTAAGAATTGGTGTGTTGATAGGGTAATTAGTTAGTTATTGTATCCACTATTTATTCTTTTTGCTTAATTTACGATCAGCTCTCTACGTTTCCCAACTATCTGAACACTCCAAATTTAAAGCAGGATACTTAATAAAACTTAAGAAGCACGTAAAGCCATTGTTTAAATTACGAAGTAGTAAAACATGTAGCACAAATTAGAGACGGAGTGAATTGGAAAATTTTGGTTgtgaaaattggagaaaatgaGAAGATAAAGAAACTGATTGGAGCAATAGACATGCACAGAGGCGAAGCCATAATTTGGAGTTTATGGGTTCGGGATTCTAGTTGTTTAAAATTGCTGGGTTCTAAATTATTAATTGGTACATAttcaataaaaaatttaaaatacagAGTTTGGACCAAAGCTACTGGATTCGGCCGAACCCACGATCAATGAGCTAGCTCCGCCCCTGTCAAATGCAGATAGTTTCTTTATATTGTACCTTCTTATGAAATCTCCTATTTTTCCTGCTGGATGAGAGTGACCTTAAACGGGTCTATATTTTCATGATGAATAAAAGATCTTTCCAAGACATATTGTGGTTAGTGGTTAAACTAGGTGCAAATTAGCTTTTAATGGTGAAATCTTGTTGAGGGTTTGTGACTTTCTTTATCTAGCATTTCCTAGAATTAATTTGCAAGGATAGACATGGATGAACACAAGGGTGGCTTGACTATAAGGCCAATAAAGCAATCACTTGGGGCCCCAAGATGTATTTTATTTATAAACTGTTGCCTCAATCGAAAGgaatttttcaaaattaaaattaataaaatcttatCTAAGATCAGTAGACTGAATGGATTAGatatattatcaattgaaaaggAATTATTAGAACAAGTTGATTATAAAACAATAATTGATGACTTTGCATATGAAAAAGCTAGAAAAGCAGacgtttaatatatatatatatatatatatatatatatatatattatgtgtgtgcgtgtgtgacgatctttcctttaaaaaaattAGGGCCTTTGTTTGGAGTTTGGCTTTAGGCCCCCAATGTTGTTGAGACGGCCCTGGATAAACATAGCTTATAGGCTAGAAAGTCATCAACCACAGAAAATTATTTTGAAGATATTATATGGTGTCATCTACCTATTGATTTAGTGAAGTTGAACTTGGACAGTGCTTCTCTTGGGAGTTTAGGTGTGTCTAGGGGAAGGGATATTGTTTGAAGTGAAAATGGAGAAATCGACCTTTGGCTATGGGTGACATGGAAACAGAGGCATTAGCTTTAATGTATGGAATGAAGTCATTTTTGCAAGTTAAGCTGGTTCCTGTGAGGTTCATTTAAACTTTGACTTAAATAGTTTGGTTAATATGGTTTCTTTTTTCCTTCAATAGTAACTATTTGATGTATAGTAAGACTTAAGTCTAGAGTTGTTATAATGTAGGAAAAGTGCATGTTTATGTgactatgatataagaaatggcAGCCCTACATATTAACATCTTTACCATGACTACAATTAGATGACTCCACATTTCTATCTAAATATATTTTCTATATgcttcaagaaaaataaaatgaaaagaattGCTTAGGTTATTTGAAAAAACAAATTAATCATATTGTAAGGTGATGGATTTATATAAACCTGAAGAAGCTAGAACGACTGCTCTATTGGTAATCTTAAAATTTTGTTAGAGTTCAAGTTATATACACTATCAGCCTAAGAGATTTTTAACTCGTAGTTGAACTTACTGGCTATAAAAATGGACACTAAAAGAGCATAGTTAGCCATTATGGATTGGATTTAGTAGCCAAAACAATTGCTGCAAAAATTTGCCATTAAAACTAAGGGGTTTTAGCAGCAATAAATTATAACCCTTTATTAGCTTTTGTGAGAATGACCGCCAAATAAATTTGTATTTGAAATTGACTTGTGATAATTGATTGTTCACTACATTAAGCAATATAGTATTTTGAGTGCATTAGACTAGAATATCTACATAACAAGTCACGTGTTATGCACGtgcatattttgattttatcttTAATATTCAAATGAAAAATTAACTTTGGACAAACTTTATTTCGGTCACTAGTCCTATCAAATTAATCCTGATAGTTTTTACAGTCCCCGAATGAAACAATAACTTAATTTCAGCCAAGTATAATCATATTCAACACTAATGTTCATGTCATATCTACTACAAAATCAGCCTCTTTATAGTATTGTCTTACTTCAGCCTGCAATCTTGTCAAACAATCCTGAATTTTGTTGATCCAATCATGTAATTTTCATGTTGATTGTGAGTATATTTAAAGTCTGTGGTCCAAACATCATCGAACtctaatatatgtatgaaagtTTTTTTAGAACAAAATACCTTCAGAAGAAAGTGTTACTTTTGACATCACTCTCATGGCACAACATGAAGTGGGCACTGACGCTTTACCATCACCGGGTCGCAGATACATATTAAGTTTTTACCTAATTTGATTGAtttttgcttgatggttttaCAAATGGATtcccctctatttatactactcacctagggactaatatgtaaataataattattgcaTAAGTCCATACATATTTACAAAGaagcccctattctagaaatctctacgGAACTAGATTATTCCAAGGACTTTCCATGTAATTTCATAAGGTTCTAAAGTCTTCCATGAGAAATCTCCATATTTCTCTAGAATCTTCTCACATAAGCTAGCCTCATttccatgtaagcatccacataagCTTCCTACATGGCAAAAATAGTTCCACGTGGCGCCTAGGTGGCATGATGATGTGGCGGGTCATCACACTCTCCCCCACCTGATGTTGCGACGACCGTTGCGCACTGCTGCTACTTAAACTCGACTCTTGTTTTTAAACTGCCACACGTTTTCGTATCACTCACATGTGGCCTCTTCCGGTGATTGCCCCTTCCAATG
Encoded proteins:
- the LOC132642356 gene encoding NAC domain-containing protein 20-like yields the protein MEKGYYYSNPTDKEIINYLVRYVIGKRFPCKHKVMDFDDLYGVRAMCPWQIFEATEGTKNTRYLVTSPKRKRASWIHYLSFSLRANQGMWKYVAKFKEIFDDQRKLMGYVKTLRYFHREQSSWRKSEWHMREYYLIDKYLPPNKVKREDVIICMIKKKEQSNRKGYNPEDERQIIQSLQGLQLDNQDSVISNNVACCQGISNDKTEKQIIESLQGLQLQDPVLSHVAL
- the LOC132640638 gene encoding uncharacterized protein LOC132640638 codes for the protein MEAPKTQNRKRPLDISKLQNSPYYKMRLIVKDLRPHVIEVLRTPDFRNCKAATEIRQQLNLLMDLYKEVMEEAINPEAAKDGPGTQDASMDIKDREKPSEHQKDMKPSPENGASAKPDGDSSPKQEVGDDDGVQVTGTYVVGGSAFGWNFRTYTTRKAVYYGRTKESFRAANVKPE